Proteins from a genomic interval of Gossypium hirsutum isolate 1008001.06 chromosome A09, Gossypium_hirsutum_v2.1, whole genome shotgun sequence:
- the LOC121206062 gene encoding glycine-rich cell wall structural protein: MVGKMISKRLRVLALMFVFVLGIGECRKFEEDLDGGARRELTFGGFSGGGGAKGGFGGGSGFGGGFGGGISGGGGASASARGGASRGAGAGGSGGGGARGGVGGGAGGGAGGRASAGGKFVGSVSGGFSVGGGGGGRIGGGF; this comes from the coding sequence atggtCGGAAAAATGATTTCCAAGAGATTGAGAGTGCTTGCATTGATGTTTGTGTTTGTTTTAGGGATAGGTGAGTGTCGAAAGTTTGAGGAGGATTTGGATGGTGGTGCTAGGAGAGAGCTTACTTTTGGTGGTTTTAGTGGGGGTGGGGGAGCCAAAGGAGGATTTGGCGGCGGCAGCGGTTTTGGAGGTGGTTTTGGAGGAGGGATTAGTGGTGGTGGTGGTGCTAGTGCTAGTGCTCGAGGTGGAGCTAGTAGAGGTGCTGGTGCTGGTGGTAGTGGTGGTGGTGGTGCTAGAGGAGGCGTAGGTGGAGGAGCTGGAGGAGGTGCAGGTGGAAGAGCTAGTGCTGGTGGAAAATTTGTAGGTAGTGTAAGTGGTGGGTTTAGTGTTGGTGGCGGCGGCGGTGGAAGAATTGGAGGAGGATTTTAA
- the LOC121206405 gene encoding GDSL esterase/lipase At4g16230 isoform X1, protein MKQCINIDDFTESDINLDQMVEHVFGIPRVMFRISASLIFFLFNSMSAEKIPTIFIFGDSIVDVGNNNYINTLAKAMFPNGIDFCKNCLSGRFTNGRTVIDILEQRLGAKDFRPPYLAPNTAGDAVLRGVNYASSGSGILNDTGLIWGGRISLDEQISNFEETKKLYYLEARKIIVTNIPRFGCTPFERDKNPNAKGCIASFNEDISSYNKRLKRLLTDLTANLTASTFVYADIHAMLKDILQNYGSYGFENADDACCHKVGVHGGLLPCFSLSKICSNRTKYVFWDAFHLTEISNVIVASHMMDGGLKFMSPMNIRQLVYSSTVHPDD, encoded by the exons ATGAAACAATGCATAAACATTGATGATTTCACAGAGTCCGACATTAATTTGGATCAAATGGTCGAACATGTTTTTGGAATTCCCCGAGTTATGTTTCGAATTTCAGCATCTTTAATCTTCTTTTTGTTCAATAGTATGTCAGCTGAGAAGATTCCGACGATCTTCATATTCGGAGATTCCATAGTTGATGTCGGAAACAACAATTACATCAACACATTAGCCAAGGCAATGTTTCCAAATGGAATAGACTTTTGCAAGAACTGTCTCTCTGGGAGATTCACTAACGGTAGAACGGTAATTGATATCTTAG AACAGCGTTTGGGTGCCAAAGATTTCAGGCCTCCATATTTGGCTCCTAATACCGCAGGCGACGCCGTTTTAAGAGGTGTCAATTACGCATCTTCTGGTTCTGGAATTTTGAACGACACTGGATTAATCTGG gGTGGTCGTATTAGCTTAGATGAACAAATCAGTAACTTCGAGGAAACTAAG AAACTTTATTATTTGGAAGCTAGAAAAATTATTGTGACAAATATTCCAAGATTTGGGTGCACACCTTTTGAAAGAGACAAAAATCCAAATGCCAAAGGCTGCATTGCTTCGTTTAACGAGGATATCAGTTCATACAACAAAAGATTGAAGAGGCTACTTACGGATCTTACTGCCAATCTCACTGCTTCAACCTTTGTTTATGCAGATATTCATGCAATGCTTAAAGATATCCTCCAGAATTATGGATCTTATG GATTTGAAAACGCGGACGATGCATGTTGTCACAAAGTCGGAGTTCATGGAGGTCTACTCCCATGCTTTTCATTATCCAAAATTTGTTCAAATCGAACCAAATATGTATTTTGGGATGCATTCCATTTGACAGAAATCAGTAATGTGATCGTAGCGAGCCACATGATGGACGGAGGCCTGAAGTTCATGTCCCCGATGAACATCCGACAATTAGTGTATTCTTCAACTGTTCATCCCGATGATTAG
- the LOC121206403 gene encoding calcium-binding protein CP1, with translation MCPSERNLRRLENRVPAPETDFRSAFEVLDADRDGKISRDDLRRFYAGFSYGSEDADEMIGTMISLADLNSDGFVEYDEFERVLGGYNNKKKVSSYGVMEDVFKVMDKDGDGRLSHEDLKSYMNWAGFSASDEDIKAMIRLGGGDDKGVCFDGLLKILAVDFSG, from the coding sequence atgtgtCCGTCGGAAAGAAACTTGAGACGGCTGGAAAATCGAGTTCCGGCACCGGAAACCGATTTCAGATCGGCATTCGAGGTACTCGACGCGGATCGCGACGGGAAGATAAGCAGAGACGATTTAAGAAGATTTTACGCTGGATTTTCGTACGGTTCCGAAGATGCCGACGAAATGATCGGGACGATGATTTCGTTAGCGGATTTAAACAGCGACGGATTCGTGGAGTACGACGAGTTCGAACGCGTTTTAGGAGGGTATAATAACAAAAAGAAGGTATCAAGTTACGGTGTAATGGAAGATGTTTTCAAGGTTATGGATAAAGATGGAGATGGAAGATTAAGCCACGAAGATTTGAAAAGTTATATGAACTGGGCTGGGTTTTCGGCTTCAGATGAAGATATTAAAGCGATGATTAGATTGGGCGGTGGTGATGATAAAGGTGTTTGTTTTGATGGTCTGCTTAAGATTTTAGCTGTTGATTTTTCTGGCTAA
- the LOC121206402 gene encoding uncharacterized protein, whose product MEEEGKIVVSRKTSKAEFKRVKTEKRNGDIETGCGETECDAVKNKMGGENSGEASELDRKTSSLRKEEGEIVEQDSIADDSKVVVDGNSVVELETSQVDGNMSLKLIEEDGKGVVQDSVADDSEIIVDGNGVIDSVESKEPIEETSEPDENMSFLTKEGGEDSIAGKSEAIVDNENGITENAEQNEGNEKLKLGEETKGDDTLEDKQLEENNAKEGTANEEPDTVKGENLGKEAKTTEEVEV is encoded by the exons ATGGAAGAGGAGGGTAAAATTGTTGTTAGTAGGAAGACTTCGAAAGCAGAATTCAAGAGGGTAAAAACAGAGAAGAGAAACGGAGATATTGAAACGGGCTGCGGTGAAACGGAATGCGACGCGGTTAAAAACAAGATGGGTGGTGAAAATTCGGGCGAAGCAAGTGAACTTGATAGAAAAACTAGCTCGTTAAGGAAAGAGGAAGGCGAAATTGTCGAACAAGATTCTATAGCGGACGATTCCAAGGTTGTCGTTGATGGAAACAGTGTAGTCGAACTCGAAACAAGCCAAGTTGATGGAAACATGAGCTTGAAGTTAATTGAAGAAGATGGCAAAGGTGTCGTACAAGATTCCGTTGCAGACGATTCCGAGATTATTGTTGATGGAAACGGTGTGATCGATAGCGTAGAATCGAAGGAACCCATTGAAGAAACAAGCGAACCCGATGAAAACATGAGCTTCTTAACGAAAGAGGGAGGGGAAGATTCCATTGCAGGCAAATCTGAAGCTATTGTAGATAATGAAAACGGCATAACTGAAAATGCAGAGCAAAATGAGGGTAATGAGAAGCTGAAACTTGGTGAAGAAACTAAAGGAGATGATACCTTGGAGGACAAGCAACTAGAAGAAAATAATGCAAAAGAAGGAACTGCAAATG AAGAACCAGACACTGTGAAGGGAGAgaatttgggaaaagaagcaaaaACAACCGAAGAAGTTGAAGTTTAG
- the LOC107926377 gene encoding glycine-rich cell wall structural protein translates to MAGKLISKRLGVFALMFVFAIGIAECRKFEKENLGGGFGGGAGAGGGLGGGLGGGAGGGAGGGLGGGGGGGLGGGAGGGLGGGAGLGGGGGAGGGLGGGLGGGAGGGGGAGGGLGGGAGLGGGAGGGAGAGGGLGGGLGGGGGAGGGVGGGAGGGGGIGGGAGGGVGGGVGGGGGGGFGGGGGAGGGIGGGF, encoded by the coding sequence ATGGCCGGGAAATTGATTTCCAAGAGATTAGGAGTGTTTGCATTGATGTTTGTGTTTGCCATAGGGATAGCTGAGTGTAGAAAGTTTGAGAAGGAGAATTTGGGTGGTGGTTTTGGTGGTGGTGCTGGTGCTGGAGGAGGGCTTGGTGGTGGTTTAGGAGGTGGAGCTGGTGGGGGTGCAGGAGGAGGGCTTGGTGGCGGCGGTGGGGGTGGATtaggtggtggtgctggaggaGGGCTTGGCGGGGGTGCCGGTTTAGGAGGTGGTGGTGGTGCTGGAGGAGGGCTTGGTGGTGGTTTAGGAGGAGGAGCCGGTGGAGGTGGGGGTGCTGGAGGAGGGCTTGGTGGCGGTGCCGGTTTAGGAGGTGGAGCTGGTGGTGGTGCTGGAGCAGGTGGCGGTCTTGGAGGAGGGCTTGGTGGTGGGGGTGGTGCAGGTGGTGGAGTTGGAGGAGGAGCTGGTGGAGGAGGAGGAATTGGAGGCGGTGCGGGTGGTGGAGTTGGAGGAGGTgtaggtggaggtggaggtggtggattcggtggtggtggtggtgctgGTGGAGGAATTGGAGGAGgattttaa
- the LOC107926507 gene encoding probable protein phosphatase 2C 42, whose product MLQGLMNLLSVCWNPFGHEVESHETNGVLGGGDGGGSGGSREGKDGLLWFRDIGKYGSGEFSMAVIQANQVLEDQSQIESGQFGTFVGIYDGHGGPEAARYVCDNLFSHFRAITAESEGVVTAETIQRAFRQTEEGFTALVSELWSTRPNMATVGTCCLVGVIYQQTLFIANLGDSRVVLGKKVGNTGGMAAMQLSTEHNANIEAIRHELKELHPTDPQIVVLKHGVWRVKGIIQVSRSIGDVYMKHAQYNSEPINARFRLPEPMNMPILSANPTIISHALHPNDSFLIFASDGLWEHLSNEKAVAIVHSHPRAGSAKRLVKAALQEAARKREMRYSDLRKIDKKVRRHFHDDITVIVLFFNHDLISRGAVQGPPVSIRSALEHN is encoded by the exons ATGCTTCAGGGATTAATGAATCTGCTCTCGGTTTGTTGGAACCCATTTGGGCATGAAGTAGAAAGTCACGAAACAAACGGCGTCCTTGGCGGCGGCGATGGCGGTGGTAGTGGTGGCTCAAGGGAAGGTAAAGATGGGTTGCTTTGGTTTCGTGATATAGGGAAATATGGGTCCGGTGAATTTTCCATGGCCGTGATCCAAGCAAACCAAGTGCTCGAGGACCAAAGCCAGATCGAGTCCGGCCAATTTGGTACCTTCGTTGGGATCTATGACGGACACGGCGGCCCTGAGGCGGCGCGTTATGTTTGCGATAACTTGTTCAGCCACTTTCGAG CCATAACAGCCGAATCGGAAGGAGTTGTCACCGCTGAGACCATTCAAAGAGCTTTTCGACAAACCGAAGAAGGGTTTACGGCCCTTGTGTCGGAGTTATGGAGTACTCGACCAAATATGGCAACGGTCGGGACATGCTGTCTGGTTGGGGTAATATATCAGCAAACACTTTTTATTGCAAATCTCGGTGATTCACGCGTTGTGCTCGGCAAGAAAGTTGGCAACACCGGAGGAATGGCTGCTATGCAGTTGTCAACTGAACACAATGCTAATATCGAGGCTATTAGACATGAACTCAAGGAATTACACCCGACTGATCCGCAAATTGTTGTTCTCAAGCATGGAGTTTGGAGAGTAAAGGGCATTATTCAG GTTTCTAGGTCGATAGGTGATGTTTATATGAAACACGCACAGTATAACAGTGAACCGATTAATGCAAGATTCAGGCTTCCTGAACCGATGAATATGCCGATATTAAGTGCCAATCCAACTATTATTTCCCATGCTCTCCACCCAAATGATTCTTTCCTTATATTTGCTTCTGACGGTCTATGGGAACACTTGAGCAACGAAAAAGCTGTGGCTATTGTCCATAGTCATCCACGTGCG GGCAGTGCCAAAAGGCTAGTCAAGGCTGCCCTACAAGAAGCAGCGAGAAAACGAGAAATGAGATATTCGGATCTTCGTAAGATCGACAAAAAGGTTCGACGCCATTTTCACGACGATATAACTGTTATTGTGTTATTCTTTAATCACGATCTTATCTCCAGAGGTGCCGTTCAAGGCCCTCCGGTGTCAATTCGAAGTGCATTAGAACACAATTAA
- the LOC121206405 gene encoding GDSL esterase/lipase At4g16230 isoform X2, protein MKQCINIDDFTESDINLDQMVEHVFGIPRVMFRISASLIFFLFNSMSAEKIPTIFIFGDSIVDVGNNNYINTLAKAMFPNGIDFCKNCLSGRFTNGRTVIDILEQRLGAKDFRPPYLAPNTAGDAVLRGVNYASSGSGILNDTGLIWKLYYLEARKIIVTNIPRFGCTPFERDKNPNAKGCIASFNEDISSYNKRLKRLLTDLTANLTASTFVYADIHAMLKDILQNYGSYGFENADDACCHKVGVHGGLLPCFSLSKICSNRTKYVFWDAFHLTEISNVIVASHMMDGGLKFMSPMNIRQLVYSSTVHPDD, encoded by the exons ATGAAACAATGCATAAACATTGATGATTTCACAGAGTCCGACATTAATTTGGATCAAATGGTCGAACATGTTTTTGGAATTCCCCGAGTTATGTTTCGAATTTCAGCATCTTTAATCTTCTTTTTGTTCAATAGTATGTCAGCTGAGAAGATTCCGACGATCTTCATATTCGGAGATTCCATAGTTGATGTCGGAAACAACAATTACATCAACACATTAGCCAAGGCAATGTTTCCAAATGGAATAGACTTTTGCAAGAACTGTCTCTCTGGGAGATTCACTAACGGTAGAACGGTAATTGATATCTTAG AACAGCGTTTGGGTGCCAAAGATTTCAGGCCTCCATATTTGGCTCCTAATACCGCAGGCGACGCCGTTTTAAGAGGTGTCAATTACGCATCTTCTGGTTCTGGAATTTTGAACGACACTGGATTAATCTGG AAACTTTATTATTTGGAAGCTAGAAAAATTATTGTGACAAATATTCCAAGATTTGGGTGCACACCTTTTGAAAGAGACAAAAATCCAAATGCCAAAGGCTGCATTGCTTCGTTTAACGAGGATATCAGTTCATACAACAAAAGATTGAAGAGGCTACTTACGGATCTTACTGCCAATCTCACTGCTTCAACCTTTGTTTATGCAGATATTCATGCAATGCTTAAAGATATCCTCCAGAATTATGGATCTTATG GATTTGAAAACGCGGACGATGCATGTTGTCACAAAGTCGGAGTTCATGGAGGTCTACTCCCATGCTTTTCATTATCCAAAATTTGTTCAAATCGAACCAAATATGTATTTTGGGATGCATTCCATTTGACAGAAATCAGTAATGTGATCGTAGCGAGCCACATGATGGACGGAGGCCTGAAGTTCATGTCCCCGATGAACATCCGACAATTAGTGTATTCTTCAACTGTTCATCCCGATGATTAG